From Oreochromis niloticus isolate F11D_XX linkage group LG14, O_niloticus_UMD_NMBU, whole genome shotgun sequence, one genomic window encodes:
- the crk gene encoding adapter molecule crk isoform X1, whose amino-acid sequence MAGNFDAEDRGSWYWGRLSRQEAVSLLQGQRHGVFLVRDSITSPGDYVLSVSENSKVSHYIINSISNNRQSGPGLAHPRFRIGDQEFDALPALLEFYKIHYLDTTTLIEPINKSKHPTLMIAGPGGGPPPRLEDEYVRALFDFPGNDDEDLPFRKGDILRVLEKPEEQWWNAQNSEGRTGMIPVPYVEKYRPASPSSVAGSSMSGAVPGGMGMLGNSDGSAGPSGAPLLGDPSQYAQPTPLPNLQNGPVYARAIQKRVPNAYDKTALALEVGDMVKVTKINVNGQWEGECKGKRGHFPFTHVKLLDQHNAEDELS is encoded by the exons ATGGCAGGAAATTTTGACGCGGAGGACCGTGGTAGTTGGTACTGGGGTCGGTTGAGCAGACAGGAGGCAGTGTCTCTGTTGCAGGGGCAGAGGCATGGCGTGTTTCTGGTTCGGGACTCCATCACCAGCCCCGGCGACTACGTGCTTTCGGTGTCAGAAAACTCCAAAGTCTCGCATTACATAATTAACAGCATCAGCAACAACCGACAGTCTGGTCCAG GTTTGGCCCATCCAAGGTTCCGTATCGGCGACCAGGAGTTTGACGCATTACCTGCTTTGCTAGAGTTCTATAAAATCCACTACTTGGATACCACCACCTTAATAGAACCCATCAACAAATCTAAACACCCCACTTTAATGATTGCTGGCCCCGGTGGAGGCCCCCCACCACGCCTGGAGGATGAGTATGTTCGGGCACTTTTTGATTTCCCCGGCAACGACGATGAGGATCTCCCGTTCAGGAAAGGTGATATCCTCCGAGTTCTAGAGAAACCAGAGGAGCAGTGGTGGAACGCCCAGAACTCGGAAGGCCGCACAGGGATGATCCCAGTGCCGTACGTGGAGAAGTACCGACCAGCATCCCCCAGTTCAGTGGCGGGGTCTAGCATGTCCGGTGCTGTGCCTGGTGGGATGGGGATGCTGGGGAACTCTGACGGCTCTGCAGGACCGTCTGGCGCTCCACTGCTGGGAGACCCCAGCCAGTACGCCCAGCCCACACCCCTCCCAAACCTCCAGAACGGACCTGTCTATGCCAGGGCAATACAGAAGAGGGTGCCTAATGCCTATGACAAGACAGCCCTGGCTCTAGAG GTGGGCGACATGGTGAAGGTGACCAAAATCAACGTGAACGGCCAATGGGAGGGGGAATGCAAAGGCAAGCGCGGCCACTTTCCCTTCACGCATGTCAAACTGCTGGACCAGCACAATGCCGAGGATGAGCTCAGCTGA
- the ywhae1 gene encoding tyrosine 3-monooxygenase/tryptophan 5-monooxygenase activation protein, epsilon polypeptide 1 isoform X2 yields MGEREDLVYQAKLAEQAERYDEMVESMKKVADMDVELTVEERNLLSVAYKNVIGARRASWRIISSIEQREENKGGEEKLKMIREYRQKVEKELKNICNEILEALERHLLPSAKIGESKVFYNKMKGDYHRYLAEFATGNDRKEAAENSLVAYKAATDLAMSELPPTHPIRLGLALNFSVFYYEILNSPDRACRLAKAAFDDAIAELDTLSEESYKDSTLIMQLLRDNLTLWTSDMQGEES; encoded by the exons ATGGGAGAGCGAGAGGATCTAGTTTATCAGGCGAAACTCGCCGAGCAGGCAGAGCGATATGACG AGATGGTGGAGTCTATGAAGAAGGTGGCAGACATGGACGTGGAGCTCACAGTGGAGGAGAGGAACCTACTATCAGTGGCCTACAAGAATGTGATTGGAGCTCGGAGAGCCTCCTGGAGGATAATCAGCAGTATCGAACAGAGGGAAGAGAACAAGGGCGGAGAAGAGAAACTGAAGATGATCCGGGAATACAGGCAAAAG GTGGAGAAGGAGCTGAAGAACATCTGTAATGAAATTCTGGAAGCACTTGAAAGGCACCTACTGCCCTCTGCTAAGATAGGAGAGTCGAAGGTCTTCTACAACAAAAT gaAGGGTGACTACCACAGGTACCTGGCAGAGTTTGCCACTGGCAACGACAGAAAGGAGGCAGCAGAGAACAGTCTGGTGGCCTACAAAGCTGCTACTGACCTAGCCATGTCAGAGCTGCCACCCACACACCCCATCCGCCTCGGGCTTGCCCTCAATTTCTCCGTCTTCTACTATGAGATTCTCAACTCACCTGACCGCGCTTGCAG GTTGGCAAAGGCTGCGTTTGATGACGCCATCGCAGAACTGGACACACTGAGTGAAGAAAGCTACAAGGACTCCACACTTATCATGCAGTTGTTACGTGACAACCTGACACTATGGACTTCAGATATGCAGGGAGAAG
- the ywhae1 gene encoding tyrosine 3-monooxygenase/tryptophan 5-monooxygenase activation protein, epsilon polypeptide 1 isoform X3, protein MSEMVESMKKVADMDVELTVEERNLLSVAYKNVIGARRASWRIISSIEQREENKGGEEKLKMIREYRQKVEKELKNICNEILEALERHLLPSAKIGESKVFYNKMKGDYHRYLAEFATGNDRKEAAENSLVAYKAATDLAMSELPPTHPIRLGLALNFSVFYYEILNSPDRACRLAKAAFDDAIAELDTLSEESYKDSTLIMQLLRDNLTLWTSDMQGEGEEQNKEALQDAEDEAQ, encoded by the exons ATGTCAG AGATGGTGGAGTCTATGAAGAAGGTGGCAGACATGGACGTGGAGCTCACAGTGGAGGAGAGGAACCTACTATCAGTGGCCTACAAGAATGTGATTGGAGCTCGGAGAGCCTCCTGGAGGATAATCAGCAGTATCGAACAGAGGGAAGAGAACAAGGGCGGAGAAGAGAAACTGAAGATGATCCGGGAATACAGGCAAAAG GTGGAGAAGGAGCTGAAGAACATCTGTAATGAAATTCTGGAAGCACTTGAAAGGCACCTACTGCCCTCTGCTAAGATAGGAGAGTCGAAGGTCTTCTACAACAAAAT gaAGGGTGACTACCACAGGTACCTGGCAGAGTTTGCCACTGGCAACGACAGAAAGGAGGCAGCAGAGAACAGTCTGGTGGCCTACAAAGCTGCTACTGACCTAGCCATGTCAGAGCTGCCACCCACACACCCCATCCGCCTCGGGCTTGCCCTCAATTTCTCCGTCTTCTACTATGAGATTCTCAACTCACCTGACCGCGCTTGCAG GTTGGCAAAGGCTGCGTTTGATGACGCCATCGCAGAACTGGACACACTGAGTGAAGAAAGCTACAAGGACTCCACACTTATCATGCAGTTGTTACGTGACAACCTGACACTATGGACTTCAGATATGCAGGGAGAAG
- the crk gene encoding adapter molecule crk isoform X2 — protein sequence MAGNFDAEDRGSWYWGRLSRQEAVSLLQGQRHGVFLVRDSITSPGDYVLSVSENSKVSHYIINSISNNRQSGPGLAHPRFRIGDQEFDALPALLEFYKIHYLDTTTLIEPINKSKHPTLMIAGPGGGPPPRLEDEYVRALFDFPGNDDEDLPFRKGDILRVLEKPEEQWWNAQNSEGRTGMIPVPYVEKYRPASPSSVAGSSMSGAVPGGMGMLGNSDGSAGPSGAPLLGDPSQYAQPTPLPNLQNGPVYARAIQKRVPNAYDKTALALEI from the exons ATGGCAGGAAATTTTGACGCGGAGGACCGTGGTAGTTGGTACTGGGGTCGGTTGAGCAGACAGGAGGCAGTGTCTCTGTTGCAGGGGCAGAGGCATGGCGTGTTTCTGGTTCGGGACTCCATCACCAGCCCCGGCGACTACGTGCTTTCGGTGTCAGAAAACTCCAAAGTCTCGCATTACATAATTAACAGCATCAGCAACAACCGACAGTCTGGTCCAG GTTTGGCCCATCCAAGGTTCCGTATCGGCGACCAGGAGTTTGACGCATTACCTGCTTTGCTAGAGTTCTATAAAATCCACTACTTGGATACCACCACCTTAATAGAACCCATCAACAAATCTAAACACCCCACTTTAATGATTGCTGGCCCCGGTGGAGGCCCCCCACCACGCCTGGAGGATGAGTATGTTCGGGCACTTTTTGATTTCCCCGGCAACGACGATGAGGATCTCCCGTTCAGGAAAGGTGATATCCTCCGAGTTCTAGAGAAACCAGAGGAGCAGTGGTGGAACGCCCAGAACTCGGAAGGCCGCACAGGGATGATCCCAGTGCCGTACGTGGAGAAGTACCGACCAGCATCCCCCAGTTCAGTGGCGGGGTCTAGCATGTCCGGTGCTGTGCCTGGTGGGATGGGGATGCTGGGGAACTCTGACGGCTCTGCAGGACCGTCTGGCGCTCCACTGCTGGGAGACCCCAGCCAGTACGCCCAGCCCACACCCCTCCCAAACCTCCAGAACGGACCTGTCTATGCCAGGGCAATACAGAAGAGGGTGCCTAATGCCTATGACAAGACAGCCCTGGCTCTAGAG ATTTGA
- the ywhae1 gene encoding tyrosine 3-monooxygenase/tryptophan 5-monooxygenase activation protein, epsilon polypeptide 1 isoform X1, with amino-acid sequence MGEREDLVYQAKLAEQAERYDEMVESMKKVADMDVELTVEERNLLSVAYKNVIGARRASWRIISSIEQREENKGGEEKLKMIREYRQKVEKELKNICNEILEALERHLLPSAKIGESKVFYNKMKGDYHRYLAEFATGNDRKEAAENSLVAYKAATDLAMSELPPTHPIRLGLALNFSVFYYEILNSPDRACRLAKAAFDDAIAELDTLSEESYKDSTLIMQLLRDNLTLWTSDMQGEGEEQNKEALQDAEDEAQ; translated from the exons ATGGGAGAGCGAGAGGATCTAGTTTATCAGGCGAAACTCGCCGAGCAGGCAGAGCGATATGACG AGATGGTGGAGTCTATGAAGAAGGTGGCAGACATGGACGTGGAGCTCACAGTGGAGGAGAGGAACCTACTATCAGTGGCCTACAAGAATGTGATTGGAGCTCGGAGAGCCTCCTGGAGGATAATCAGCAGTATCGAACAGAGGGAAGAGAACAAGGGCGGAGAAGAGAAACTGAAGATGATCCGGGAATACAGGCAAAAG GTGGAGAAGGAGCTGAAGAACATCTGTAATGAAATTCTGGAAGCACTTGAAAGGCACCTACTGCCCTCTGCTAAGATAGGAGAGTCGAAGGTCTTCTACAACAAAAT gaAGGGTGACTACCACAGGTACCTGGCAGAGTTTGCCACTGGCAACGACAGAAAGGAGGCAGCAGAGAACAGTCTGGTGGCCTACAAAGCTGCTACTGACCTAGCCATGTCAGAGCTGCCACCCACACACCCCATCCGCCTCGGGCTTGCCCTCAATTTCTCCGTCTTCTACTATGAGATTCTCAACTCACCTGACCGCGCTTGCAG GTTGGCAAAGGCTGCGTTTGATGACGCCATCGCAGAACTGGACACACTGAGTGAAGAAAGCTACAAGGACTCCACACTTATCATGCAGTTGTTACGTGACAACCTGACACTATGGACTTCAGATATGCAGGGAGAAG